From the Paraburkholderia sp. PREW-6R genome, one window contains:
- a CDS encoding ATP-binding protein, with the protein MKLSTKGLLLIAVPSVLELALLGVVFDTQEQTAQAAQWVNNSKQILYQSSAIVDPLLRQAARVRTGMAVGDPSFIDRHTVWVDVGDRLANLDALVADTPQQVARVQKMKQAIDAYRLQTVSISQALHAGQSPGSFVALETGALPRQIAVFRDELAAFGEEASRLDAARGAALARRRERQQYALMAAVLGSMLVWAATAAVFARSIGRRLEVLTGNAERLGGDRPLAPPLSGNDEIAALDAVLHQTGARLRAAESEQAKLKARLETRAQELAGVNEELRQETQDNEMFIYSVSHDLRSPLVNLQGFSKELQVSCDELNEIVAGAGLPEHEHRRMAHILEGDVRESLQYLRTAVTRAAAIIDALLRISRAGRLEYQWQRVSVGRVVNRVVDALQPSIAQHAAVVTVRELPPVWGDPSAIEQIFSNLISNALNYLDSSRHGRIEVGALEPEPVDETEPHAVRMRTYYVRDNGLGIPAAYMSKVFRAFQRLHGEVARGDGIGLAVVRRTVERHGGRVWVESAEGAGSTFFVVLPEQPTRM; encoded by the coding sequence ATGAAACTATCCACCAAGGGTCTGCTGCTGATTGCAGTGCCGAGCGTGCTCGAGCTGGCGCTTCTTGGCGTCGTCTTCGATACCCAGGAACAGACGGCTCAGGCCGCGCAATGGGTCAACAATAGCAAGCAGATCCTTTATCAGTCGTCGGCTATCGTCGATCCGCTCCTGCGTCAGGCTGCGCGCGTGCGCACGGGCATGGCGGTCGGCGATCCGTCGTTCATCGACCGCCATACGGTATGGGTCGATGTGGGCGACCGTCTTGCCAATCTCGACGCACTCGTGGCCGACACACCGCAACAGGTCGCTCGCGTGCAAAAGATGAAGCAGGCGATCGACGCATACCGTCTTCAGACCGTTTCCATTTCGCAAGCGTTGCATGCGGGCCAGAGCCCAGGGTCGTTCGTCGCGCTGGAGACGGGCGCGCTGCCTCGGCAGATCGCCGTTTTTCGAGACGAGCTTGCTGCGTTCGGCGAAGAAGCGTCGCGTCTCGATGCCGCGCGCGGCGCGGCGCTCGCGCGGCGTCGCGAGCGTCAGCAGTATGCGCTGATGGCTGCCGTCCTCGGCTCCATGCTGGTCTGGGCGGCCACCGCAGCGGTGTTCGCGCGCAGCATCGGCCGGCGGCTCGAAGTGCTGACCGGCAATGCCGAGCGGCTTGGCGGCGATCGCCCGCTGGCGCCGCCGCTCTCCGGCAACGATGAGATCGCCGCGCTCGACGCCGTGCTCCATCAGACCGGCGCGCGGCTGCGTGCCGCGGAGAGCGAGCAGGCGAAGCTGAAGGCGCGGCTCGAAACGCGCGCGCAGGAACTTGCGGGCGTCAACGAAGAGTTGCGCCAGGAAACGCAGGACAACGAGATGTTCATTTACAGCGTGTCGCATGACCTGCGCTCGCCGCTGGTGAATCTGCAAGGGTTTTCTAAGGAACTGCAGGTGTCGTGCGACGAGTTGAACGAGATCGTCGCCGGCGCCGGACTGCCGGAGCACGAACATCGACGCATGGCGCATATCCTCGAAGGGGACGTGCGCGAGTCCTTGCAGTATCTGCGCACGGCCGTCACGCGCGCAGCGGCGATCATCGACGCGCTGTTGCGCATCTCGCGCGCCGGCCGCCTCGAATACCAGTGGCAGCGGGTGAGCGTGGGCCGCGTGGTGAACCGGGTGGTCGATGCGCTCCAGCCGTCGATCGCCCAGCACGCGGCCGTCGTCACCGTGCGCGAGTTGCCGCCGGTATGGGGCGACCCGAGCGCGATCGAGCAGATTTTCAGCAACCTGATCAGCAATGCGCTGAATTACCTCGATTCGTCGCGTCACGGGCGAATCGAGGTCGGCGCACTGGAACCCGAACCGGTCGACGAAACCGAACCGCACGCCGTGCGCATGCGCACCTATTACGTGCGCGACAACGGCCTCGGCATTCCGGCCGCCTACATGTCGAAAGTGTTTCGCGCATTTCAGCGCCTGCACGGCGAGGTGGCGCGCGGCGACGGAATCGGCCTTGCAGTGGTGCGGCGAACCGTCGAACGGCACGGCGGCCGCGTGTGGGTCGAGTCGGCAGAAGGGGCGGGGTCGACGTTCTTTGTCGTGTTACCCGAGCAGCCCACGCGCATGTGA
- a CDS encoding response regulator, translated as MSHGETVSIVLVEDDDGHATLVERNLRRAGVTNCFVRFRDGQEALAYFFGPLPASSSDVAASAAALTTDAGLAANPAPQAAAHTLPSREDLTNFVVLLDLKMPRVDGFEVLRRLKESPQTAAVPVIILTTTDDPREIARCYELGCNVYITKPVEYDAFIEAVRRLGFFLQVVKLPPGHRLAAH; from the coding sequence ATGAGTCACGGGGAAACGGTCAGCATCGTGCTGGTCGAAGATGACGACGGCCACGCCACGCTCGTAGAGCGTAATTTGCGCCGCGCCGGCGTCACGAACTGTTTCGTGCGCTTTCGCGACGGGCAGGAGGCGCTGGCCTATTTTTTTGGACCGCTCCCGGCGTCCTCATCCGATGTCGCAGCGAGCGCCGCCGCATTGACCACCGACGCCGGTCTCGCCGCCAACCCGGCACCGCAGGCTGCGGCTCATACGCTTCCGTCGCGCGAAGATCTGACGAACTTCGTCGTCCTGCTCGATCTGAAAATGCCGCGCGTGGACGGGTTTGAAGTGCTTCGGCGGCTCAAGGAATCGCCACAAACGGCGGCCGTGCCGGTCATCATCCTGACCACGACCGACGACCCGCGCGAGATTGCGCGCTGCTATGAACTCGGCTGCAACGTCTACATTACGAAGCCGGTTGAATACGATGCGTTCATTGAGGCCGTGCGCCGCCTCGGGTTCTTTCTTCAGGTGGTGAAGCTTCCGCCGGGGCATCGGCTCGCTGCGCATTGA
- a CDS encoding response regulator, translating to MTEDVSTQHAAYVLVVDDDEGILRLARKSLERAGCRVALCSSADAARERLTAGGPDLLVLDYQLSGPETGLDFFRRLRSEGVRIPAILVTGFTDESRVIEALRAGVSDVVPKSGGYLDYLPEAVERALSQVRLQRASDEALLLRDREQHYRTLSEALPHLVLTCNAAGDCDFLSKQWYDYTGLPENSSYGLAWLDAVHPDDCEEIRRSWLHAAGGNTGDYRHEMRIRRDDGEYRWFDVRMVAMRDAEGNISKWFGSCTDVHTQREAIEERERLLASEQAARQTAEEANRAKDRFLAMLSHELRTPLTPVLAGASMLERMADLPEPVRSSVRMIRRNVELEARLIDDLLDLTRVANGKLRLSLETVDVHEMMDSVLDLFRSEIQVKQQDVHVHKNAKHHYVLADRARLQQMLWNLIRNAAKFTPDGGHIYVRTRDERMHVQILVEDTGIGIEPEQIGKLFNAFEQGSQNMTRQFGGLGLGLAITRALTDAHGGTVMAQSPGAHCGATFTITLPTAAAPEPVLPVAEPDQVHPAGLLTILLIEDHLDTAEVMEQLIRSLGHDVTTVGRVDDALAATQLQTFDLVVSDVGLPDGTGLDFIKAFREHSDAPAVALTGFGTDEDVRRCLSAGFTSHLTKPVNFSQLETMIESAVKRKGTTDASH from the coding sequence ATGACCGAAGATGTGTCCACGCAGCATGCCGCGTACGTACTCGTCGTCGATGACGACGAAGGCATTCTGCGCCTCGCTCGTAAATCGCTCGAACGGGCCGGGTGCCGCGTCGCGCTCTGCTCCAGTGCCGACGCCGCGCGTGAACGGCTTACCGCTGGCGGCCCCGACCTGCTCGTGCTCGACTACCAGCTAAGCGGGCCCGAAACCGGGCTCGACTTCTTTCGCCGGTTGCGCTCGGAAGGTGTGCGGATTCCCGCCATCCTCGTGACCGGTTTCACGGACGAGTCGCGTGTGATCGAAGCGTTGCGCGCGGGCGTCTCGGACGTCGTGCCTAAATCGGGCGGCTATCTGGATTATCTGCCGGAGGCGGTGGAGCGCGCGCTGTCACAAGTGCGTCTGCAACGTGCGTCCGACGAAGCGTTGCTGCTGCGTGACCGTGAACAGCATTACCGCACGCTGTCCGAAGCTTTGCCGCATCTCGTGTTGACCTGCAACGCCGCGGGCGATTGCGATTTTTTGTCGAAGCAGTGGTACGACTACACCGGCTTGCCGGAAAACAGTTCGTACGGGCTCGCGTGGCTCGACGCCGTGCATCCGGACGACTGCGAAGAGATCCGTCGTAGCTGGCTCCATGCGGCGGGCGGCAACACCGGCGACTATCGGCATGAGATGCGGATTCGCCGTGACGATGGCGAATACCGCTGGTTCGACGTACGCATGGTCGCCATGCGCGATGCAGAGGGCAACATCAGCAAATGGTTCGGCAGTTGCACGGACGTCCACACGCAGCGCGAGGCGATCGAGGAGCGCGAGCGGCTGCTTGCTTCCGAGCAGGCCGCGCGCCAGACCGCCGAGGAGGCCAACCGGGCCAAGGACCGTTTTCTGGCCATGCTGTCGCACGAGTTGCGCACGCCACTCACGCCGGTACTCGCCGGCGCGAGCATGCTGGAGCGCATGGCGGACTTGCCGGAGCCGGTGCGTTCCAGCGTGCGCATGATCCGCCGCAACGTCGAACTGGAGGCGCGGCTGATCGACGACCTGCTCGATCTGACGCGCGTGGCGAACGGCAAGCTGCGACTGTCGCTCGAAACCGTGGATGTGCACGAAATGATGGACAGCGTGCTCGACCTGTTTCGCAGCGAAATTCAGGTCAAGCAGCAGGACGTGCATGTGCACAAGAACGCGAAGCATCATTACGTGCTCGCCGACCGCGCGCGTTTGCAGCAGATGCTCTGGAATCTGATCCGCAACGCCGCGAAGTTCACGCCGGACGGCGGCCATATCTACGTGCGCACGCGCGACGAGCGCATGCACGTGCAGATCCTCGTCGAAGATACGGGTATTGGTATCGAGCCCGAACAGATCGGCAAACTCTTCAATGCATTCGAGCAGGGCAGTCAGAACATGACACGCCAGTTCGGCGGCCTGGGTCTCGGGCTTGCGATCACGAGAGCACTGACCGACGCGCACGGCGGCACGGTCATGGCACAGAGTCCCGGTGCGCACTGTGGCGCAACCTTCACCATTACACTGCCGACCGCAGCCGCGCCCGAGCCGGTGCTGCCAGTGGCGGAGCCCGACCAGGTGCATCCGGCAGGTCTGCTGACTATTCTGCTGATCGAGGATCACCTCGATACCGCCGAGGTCATGGAGCAACTGATCCGCAGCCTGGGTCACGATGTCACGACGGTGGGTCGTGTGGACGACGCACTGGCTGCCACGCAGTTACAGACGTTCGATCTGGTCGTGAGCGACGTCGGGTTGCCGGACGGCACCGGCCTCGATTTCATCAAGGCCTTCCGCGAGCACTCGGATGCGCCGGCTGTTGCGCTGACTGGCTTCGGTACAGACGAAGACGTGCGGCGTTGTCTGAGCGCCGGCTTTACGTCGCATCTGACGAAGCCGGTTAATTTCAGTCAGCTTGAGACAATGATCGAGAGTGCGGTGAAGCGGAAAGGGACGACCGACGCGTCCCACTGA
- the mscL gene encoding large conductance mechanosensitive channel protein MscL — protein sequence MSMIKEFKEFALKGNVMDLAVGVIIGGAFSTIVNSVVKDLIMPVVGLATGGLDFSNKFIRLGEIPPSFKGSPESYKDLQTAGVAVFGYGSFITVAINFIILAFIIFLMVKFINNLRKPVEAPPAPPPTPEDVLLLREIRDSLKNAPPR from the coding sequence ATGAGCATGATCAAGGAATTCAAGGAATTTGCTCTCAAAGGCAATGTGATGGATCTCGCAGTCGGTGTGATTATCGGCGGCGCGTTTTCCACCATCGTCAATTCGGTTGTTAAAGACCTGATCATGCCAGTGGTCGGTCTTGCTACTGGCGGCCTTGATTTCTCCAACAAGTTCATCAGGCTCGGCGAGATACCGCCCAGTTTCAAAGGCAGTCCTGAATCGTATAAAGATCTGCAAACGGCAGGCGTGGCCGTGTTCGGTTATGGCTCGTTCATTACGGTGGCGATCAACTTCATCATTCTGGCTTTCATCATTTTCCTGATGGTCAAGTTCATCAACAATCTGCGTAAGCCGGTCGAAGCACCGCCCGCGCCGCCGCCCACGCCGGAAGACGTGCTGCTGCTGCGTGAAATTCGCGACTCGCTCAAGAACGCGCCGCCGCGTTAA
- a CDS encoding threonine/serine dehydratase, with amino-acid sequence MSAAIPPHTAQTIDGEPIPSLDDIASQHFALSPWVTRTPVLDRQDFASLEGTVVNFKFELLQAGGSFKARGAFSNLLALEDAQRSAGVTCVSGGNHAVAVAYAAMRLGISAKVVLFRGANPARVALCRQYLAEIVYAEDLAEAFELVRRIEAEEGRYFVHPFNGYRTVLGSATLGYEWTTQTPDLEAVIVPIGGGGLAAGVSTAMRLANPRVHLYGVEPEGADAMGKSFAANHTVKMGPMHSIADSLMAPHTEQYSYELCRRHIDQLVTVSDDQLRSAMLTLFGQLKLAVEPACAAATAALLGPLRDEVRGKRVGVLLCGTNTDPVSFAAHLERARHSGSQFPE; translated from the coding sequence ATGTCAGCCGCCATCCCGCCGCACACCGCTCAAACGATCGACGGCGAGCCGATCCCGTCGCTCGACGACATCGCGTCCCAGCATTTTGCGTTGTCGCCGTGGGTCACACGCACGCCGGTTTTAGACCGGCAAGACTTCGCCTCGCTCGAAGGCACAGTGGTGAATTTCAAATTCGAACTGCTGCAGGCGGGTGGCAGCTTCAAGGCGCGCGGCGCGTTCAGCAACCTGCTCGCCCTCGAGGACGCACAACGCAGCGCGGGCGTGACCTGCGTGTCGGGCGGCAATCATGCGGTGGCCGTCGCCTATGCGGCCATGCGGCTGGGGATCAGCGCGAAGGTCGTTCTGTTCAGAGGCGCCAATCCGGCGCGTGTCGCGCTGTGCCGCCAATATCTCGCCGAGATCGTCTACGCCGAGGACCTCGCCGAAGCGTTCGAACTCGTGCGTCGCATCGAGGCGGAAGAAGGCCGCTACTTCGTGCATCCGTTCAACGGTTATCGCACGGTGCTCGGCTCGGCCACGCTCGGTTACGAGTGGACCACGCAAACGCCGGACCTCGAAGCGGTGATCGTGCCGATCGGCGGCGGCGGACTCGCGGCGGGCGTGTCGACCGCCATGCGTCTTGCGAATCCGCGTGTGCATCTTTACGGTGTCGAACCTGAAGGCGCGGACGCCATGGGCAAGAGCTTTGCCGCCAATCACACGGTAAAGATGGGCCCGATGCACAGCATTGCCGATTCGCTGATGGCGCCGCACACCGAGCAATATAGCTATGAGTTGTGCCGCCGTCATATCGATCAGCTCGTAACGGTATCGGACGATCAGTTGCGCTCCGCCATGCTCACCTTGTTCGGACAACTGAAGCTTGCAGTCGAGCCCGCATGCGCGGCGGCAACGGCCGCGTTGCTGGGACCGTTGCGTGACGAGGTGCGTGGCAAGCGCGTGGGCGTGCTGCTGTGCGGCACCAATACCGACCCGGTCAGTTTTGCCGCGCATCTGGAACGTGCGCGCCATAGCGGGTCGCAGTTTCCCGAATGA
- the argE gene encoding acetylornithine deacetylase, protein MSHVAESAQSSQQSSQSPASLAWVTRLVSMDTVSRNPNLGLIETVRDELRAAGVESTLTTDESGKWANLFATIPAHDGETNGGVVLSGHTDVVPVDGQQWDSDPFKPEIRGDKLYGRGTCDMKGFIGAALSLVPDMQRTKLAKPIHFALSFDEEVGCVGAPLLIADLMKRGVKPDGCIVGEPTSMRPIVAHKGINAYQCCVRGQAAHSSLTPKGLNAIEYAARLICYIRDMADQFREQGPFDELYDVPFTTAQTSTITGGNAINTVPAECKFQFEFRNLPTLDPEPIFARIQQYAQQTLLPKMLREHPSGAIELTRIAAAPGLDSSEQAAITQLVRALTADQDKRKVAYGTEAGLFSLAGIPSIVCGPGDIQQAHKANEFVALDQLAACERFLQKFIHSMSVEAHAQ, encoded by the coding sequence ATGTCTCACGTCGCTGAATCAGCGCAGTCGTCACAGCAATCTTCCCAGTCTCCTGCTTCGCTTGCGTGGGTCACCCGACTCGTGTCAATGGACACGGTCAGCCGCAATCCCAATCTTGGACTTATCGAAACCGTGCGCGACGAACTGCGCGCGGCCGGCGTCGAATCGACGCTCACCACCGACGAGAGCGGCAAATGGGCCAACCTGTTTGCCACCATTCCGGCGCACGACGGCGAAACGAACGGCGGCGTGGTGCTGTCCGGCCACACGGATGTCGTCCCCGTCGATGGCCAGCAATGGGACAGTGACCCGTTCAAACCGGAAATTCGCGGCGACAAACTTTATGGCCGCGGCACCTGTGACATGAAGGGTTTTATTGGCGCGGCGCTTTCGCTCGTGCCCGACATGCAACGCACGAAGCTCGCCAAGCCGATTCACTTTGCGCTCTCGTTCGACGAGGAAGTAGGCTGTGTGGGCGCACCGCTGCTGATCGCCGACCTGATGAAGCGCGGTGTGAAGCCGGACGGCTGCATCGTCGGTGAACCGACCAGCATGCGCCCGATCGTCGCGCACAAAGGCATTAACGCCTACCAGTGTTGCGTACGTGGGCAGGCGGCGCATTCGTCGCTGACGCCGAAGGGCCTGAACGCAATCGAATACGCCGCGCGTCTGATCTGCTACATCCGTGACATGGCCGACCAGTTCCGTGAACAGGGTCCGTTCGATGAACTGTACGACGTGCCCTTCACCACCGCGCAGACCAGCACCATCACAGGCGGCAACGCCATCAACACGGTGCCGGCCGAGTGCAAGTTCCAGTTCGAATTCCGCAATCTGCCCACGCTCGATCCGGAGCCGATCTTCGCGCGTATCCAGCAGTACGCACAGCAGACGCTGTTGCCGAAAATGCTGCGCGAGCATCCGTCGGGGGCCATCGAGCTAACCCGAATTGCGGCGGCGCCCGGACTCGATTCGTCCGAACAGGCCGCGATTACCCAACTCGTGCGCGCGCTCACTGCCGATCAGGACAAGCGCAAGGTCGCGTATGGCACCGAGGCCGGACTCTTTTCACTAGCCGGCATTCCGAGCATTGTGTGCGGGCCTGGCGATATTCAACAGGCGCACAAAGCGAATGAATTCGTTGCGCTGGACCAGCTCGCCGCGTGCGAGCGCTTCCTGCAGAAATTCATTCACAGCATGTCGGTCGAGGCCCACGCGCAGTGA
- the mfd gene encoding transcription-repair coupling factor: MPDNAALSQYAPPVALVKPGQRFAFDGTHGSSDALLIARYHLAYRQKVPLLAVVCESAVDAQRLSQEIGFFAPEARVRLLPDWETLPYDTFSPHQDLVSERLATLHDLGEGRCDILLVPATTALYRMPPASFLAAYTFAFSQGERLDEARLKAQLTLAGYEHVSQVVRPGEYCVRGSLLDLYPMGSPLPYRIDLFDDQVDSIRAFDPDTQRSLYPVKDVRLLPGREFPFDEAARTAFRSRWRETFEGDPSRASIYKDIGNGVPSAGIEYYLPLFFDDTATLFHYLPEGAQLAFVGDLDAAIRRFSNDTKQRYNFLSHDRDRPILEPQRLFLSDEDFFTLAKPFARLVLPANAGGGWSIPLPNLAIDRHAEDPVAALRTYLDTTPNRVLFAAESAGRRETLLQLLADNQLRPASSDSFHDWLQSDARFSLGVAPLANGFAVPADGIAIITETEIYGPLARRAGRRRQEQASNVDSMVRDLSELKVGDPVVHSQHGIGRYMGLVTMDLGEGETEFLHLEYSGDSKLYVPVAQLHVISRYSGADPESAPLHSLGSGQWEKAKRKAAQQIRDTAAELLNLYARRAARSGHAFALEPKDYVKFAESFGFEETPDQAAAIAAVIGDMTSGKPMDRLVCGDVGFGKTEVALRAAFIAVMGGKQVALLSPTTLLAEQHTQTFTDRFSDWPVRIAELSRFKSTKEVNAAIQQINEGSVDIVIGTHKLLSSDVQFKRLGLVIIDEEHRFGVRQKEALKALRAEVDVLTLTATPIPRTLGMALEGLRDFSVIATAPQKRLAIKTFVRREEDSVIREAMLRELKRGGQVYFLHNEVETIENRRQMLEALVPEARIAVAHGQMHERELERVMRDFVAQRANVLLCTTIIETGIDVPSANTILIHRADKFGLAQLHQLRGRVGRSHHQAYSYLLVHDPQGLTRQAQRRLEAIQQMEELGSGFYLAMHDLEIRGTGEVLGDKQSGEIQEIGFQLYTDMLNDAVKALKEGKEPDLTAPLAATTEINLHAPAILPADYCGDVQERLSLYKRLANCEHNDSIDGIQEELIDRFGKLPPQAHALIETHRLRLAAKPLGISKIDAGEAVIGLQFIPNPPIDAMRIIEMVQKHKHIKLAGQDKLRIETRSPDLAVRVATVKETLRALGTPGRGTAAVSAAAR; the protein is encoded by the coding sequence ATGCCAGACAACGCCGCATTATCGCAGTACGCCCCGCCTGTCGCGCTAGTCAAGCCCGGCCAGCGTTTCGCCTTCGACGGCACGCATGGCTCGTCCGATGCGCTGCTGATCGCCCGCTACCACCTCGCTTACCGGCAGAAAGTGCCGCTGCTGGCGGTCGTGTGTGAAAGCGCCGTCGACGCGCAGCGCCTGTCGCAGGAAATCGGCTTTTTTGCGCCCGAAGCGCGGGTGCGCCTGTTGCCCGACTGGGAAACGCTGCCTTACGATACCTTTTCGCCACACCAGGACCTCGTTTCCGAGCGCCTCGCCACGCTGCACGATCTCGGCGAAGGCCGCTGCGACATCCTGCTCGTGCCCGCCACCACGGCACTCTACCGGATGCCGCCCGCGTCGTTCCTCGCGGCCTATACGTTCGCGTTCTCGCAGGGCGAGCGTCTGGACGAAGCCAGACTCAAGGCGCAACTGACGCTCGCCGGCTACGAGCACGTGAGCCAGGTCGTGCGTCCGGGCGAATACTGCGTGCGCGGCTCGCTGCTCGATCTTTATCCGATGGGCTCGCCACTGCCCTACCGGATCGACTTGTTCGACGATCAGGTCGACTCGATCCGCGCGTTCGATCCCGACACGCAACGCAGCCTGTACCCGGTGAAAGACGTGCGTCTGTTGCCCGGCCGTGAATTCCCGTTCGACGAAGCGGCGCGCACCGCCTTTCGCAGCCGCTGGCGCGAAACCTTCGAGGGCGACCCGAGCCGCGCGTCGATCTATAAAGACATCGGCAACGGCGTGCCGTCCGCCGGCATCGAATACTATCTGCCGCTGTTCTTCGACGACACCGCCACGCTGTTCCACTATCTGCCCGAAGGCGCGCAACTCGCATTCGTCGGCGATCTGGACGCGGCGATCCGGCGCTTTAGCAACGACACGAAGCAGCGCTACAACTTCCTGTCGCACGATCGCGACCGGCCGATTCTCGAACCGCAGCGGCTCTTTCTGTCAGACGAGGATTTCTTCACGCTCGCCAAGCCGTTTGCGCGACTCGTGCTACCGGCCAACGCAGGCGGCGGCTGGTCCATCCCGTTGCCGAATCTTGCGATCGACCGTCACGCGGAAGATCCGGTCGCGGCGCTGCGAACCTACCTCGACACCACGCCGAACCGCGTGCTGTTTGCCGCCGAGTCGGCCGGCCGGCGCGAAACGCTGCTGCAACTGCTCGCGGACAATCAACTAAGACCCGCTTCGAGCGACAGCTTCCATGACTGGCTGCAAAGCGACGCCCGTTTTTCGCTCGGCGTCGCGCCGCTCGCCAATGGCTTTGCCGTGCCCGCCGACGGCATCGCGATCATCACCGAGACCGAGATTTACGGGCCGCTCGCACGGCGCGCGGGGCGCCGCCGTCAGGAACAGGCGAGCAACGTCGATTCGATGGTGCGCGATCTGTCCGAGCTGAAAGTGGGCGACCCCGTCGTTCATTCACAGCACGGCATTGGCCGCTATATGGGCCTCGTCACCATGGATCTCGGTGAAGGCGAGACCGAGTTCCTGCATCTCGAGTATTCGGGCGACAGCAAGCTGTACGTGCCCGTTGCGCAGCTTCACGTGATTTCGCGCTATAGCGGCGCCGATCCGGAAAGCGCGCCGTTGCATTCGCTCGGCTCGGGCCAGTGGGAAAAGGCCAAGCGCAAGGCCGCCCAGCAGATCCGCGACACGGCAGCCGAACTGCTGAACCTGTACGCACGCCGCGCAGCACGCTCGGGCCATGCGTTCGCGCTCGAACCGAAGGACTACGTGAAGTTCGCCGAAAGCTTCGGCTTCGAGGAAACACCAGACCAGGCCGCCGCGATTGCCGCCGTGATCGGCGACATGACGAGCGGCAAACCAATGGACCGCCTCGTGTGCGGCGACGTCGGCTTCGGCAAGACGGAAGTGGCGTTGCGCGCGGCGTTCATCGCGGTCATGGGCGGCAAACAGGTCGCGCTGCTCTCGCCCACCACGCTGCTCGCCGAACAGCACACGCAAACCTTCACGGACCGCTTCTCCGACTGGCCGGTACGCATTGCCGAACTGTCGCGCTTCAAGTCCACGAAGGAAGTCAACGCGGCAATCCAGCAGATCAACGAAGGCAGTGTCGATATCGTGATCGGCACGCACAAGCTGCTCTCCTCCGACGTGCAGTTCAAGCGGCTCGGCCTCGTGATCATCGACGAGGAGCACCGCTTCGGTGTGCGTCAGAAAGAAGCATTGAAGGCGCTGCGCGCGGAAGTCGACGTGCTCACGCTCACCGCCACGCCGATTCCACGCACGCTCGGCATGGCGCTCGAAGGTTTGCGCGATTTCTCGGTGATCGCCACCGCGCCGCAAAAGCGCCTCGCGATCAAGACGTTCGTGCGTCGCGAGGAAGACAGCGTAATCCGTGAAGCCATGCTGCGCGAATTGAAGCGCGGCGGCCAGGTTTACTTTCTGCACAACGAAGTGGAGACGATCGAGAATCGCCGGCAGATGCTCGAAGCGCTCGTGCCCGAAGCGCGGATCGCGGTGGCGCACGGTCAGATGCACGAACGCGAACTCGAACGCGTGATGCGTGACTTCGTCGCGCAGCGTGCGAATGTTCTGCTGTGCACGACGATTATCGAAACCGGTATCGACGTGCCCAGCGCCAACACCATCCTGATCCATCGCGCGGACAAGTTCGGCCTTGCCCAGTTGCACCAGTTGCGCGGGCGGGTGGGCCGCTCGCATCACCAGGCTTATTCGTATCTGCTCGTGCACGATCCGCAAGGGCTGACGAGGCAGGCGCAGCGTCGTCTCGAAGCCATCCAGCAGATGGAGGAACTCGGTTCGGGCTTCTATCTCGCGATGCACGACCTGGAAATTCGCGGCACGGGCGAAGTGCTCGGCGACAAACAATCGGGCGAGATTCAGGAGATCGGTTTCCAGCTTTACACCGACATGCTGAACGACGCAGTGAAGGCACTCAAGGAAGGCAAGGAGCCAGACCTGACCGCGCCGCTCGCCGCCACGACCGAGATCAATCTGCATGCGCCCGCCATTCTGCCCGCCGATTATTGCGGCGACGTGCAGGAGCGTTTGTCGCTTTACAAGCGTCTGGCTAATTGCGAGCACAACGATTCGATCGACGGCATTCAGGAGGAGTTGATCGACCGTTTCGGCAAGCTGCCGCCGCAGGCGCACGCGCTGATCGAGACCCATCGCTTGCGGCTCGCCGCAAAGCCTTTGGGCATTTCGAAGATCGACGCGGGCGAAGCCGTGATCGGCTTGCAGTTCATCCCGAATCCGCCGATCGACGCAATGCGGATCATTGAAATGGTGCAGAAACACAAGCACATCAAGCTCGCGGGACAGGACAAGCTGCGCATTGAAACGCGCAGCCCCGATCTCGCAGTGCGCGTGGCTACCGTGAAGGAAACGTTGCGCGCGCTCGGCACGCCGGGTCGTGGGACGGCAGCGGTCAGCGCGGCCGCGCGCTGA